The following proteins are encoded in a genomic region of Candidatus Krumholzibacteriia bacterium:
- a CDS encoding ThiF family adenylyltransferase: protein MYDPDNRLSLFPAIGTTGVEKITRARVLLLGVGATGSALAESLVRAGVGTLILVDRDLVEKSNLGRQSLYTEADIGLPKAPAARTRLKEIRHDLTVEAHILDARAGVLEDIADGCDLLLDGSDNFAARFLLNVISLRCNIPWIYTAAIGSLAVSMPVLPGESACLRCLFPEQPQEGGSCDTEGVLYPAVSAAAALSGTEALKILSGQKEKLRLEMWTLDVWKGKLGKLATDKLRGDCPACAGEPALDVSDPDTLYASARCSRSCQISPAPGSSPPDFNSILQRFPKASKGPWALEVPVEESHIFLFPDGQAIVENCGERGRAKQLYRRILNA, encoded by the coding sequence ATGTACGATCCAGATAATCGACTGTCTCTGTTCCCTGCTATCGGCACAACAGGCGTAGAGAAGATCACAAGAGCCCGCGTGCTCCTTCTCGGTGTCGGCGCAACGGGAAGCGCTCTCGCAGAATCCCTGGTGCGGGCGGGAGTCGGAACCCTGATCCTCGTGGATCGGGACCTTGTGGAAAAATCCAATCTTGGAAGGCAATCGCTCTACACCGAAGCGGATATCGGCTTGCCAAAAGCACCCGCTGCCCGAACACGACTGAAGGAGATCCGCCACGATCTGACGGTGGAAGCACATATTCTCGATGCAAGAGCCGGGGTTCTGGAGGACATCGCCGACGGATGTGACCTCCTGCTCGATGGCAGTGACAACTTCGCTGCCAGGTTTCTGCTCAACGTGATTTCGTTGAGATGCAATATTCCCTGGATCTACACGGCAGCTATCGGCTCACTGGCCGTTTCCATGCCCGTTCTTCCGGGGGAAAGCGCCTGCCTCCGATGCCTCTTCCCGGAACAGCCCCAGGAGGGCGGAAGCTGTGATACCGAAGGGGTTCTCTACCCTGCCGTCAGTGCGGCAGCGGCTCTCAGTGGAACAGAAGCGTTGAAGATCCTGTCCGGGCAAAAGGAGAAGCTTCGCCTTGAAATGTGGACCCTTGATGTCTGGAAGGGGAAACTGGGAAAGCTCGCCACGGACAAGTTGCGGGGAGACTGCCCGGCCTGTGCGGGAGAACCCGCATTGGATGTCTCCGACCCGGACACCCTTTATGCCTCGGCGCGTTGTAGCAGGAGTTGCCAGATCAGCCCCGCCCCCGGTTCAAGCCCCCCGGATTTCAACAGCATTCTCCAGCGCTTCCCCAAGGCCAGCAAAGGCCCCTGGGCCCTCGAAGTTCCCGTCGAGGAGTCTCACATCTTCCTCTTTCCTGACGGGCAAGCCATCGTGGAAAACTGTGGCGAACGAGGGCGCGCAAAGCAGTTGTACCGCAGGATTCTAAACGCTTGA
- a CDS encoding sensor histidine kinase, with product MPSKPSPLGLQGPFGRRLFLTLSLLSLAIVSIVGWTSYSRARVALRDAAMTHVESLAAERAIRLDAWFEERLADIDQLVVLVEEVGGHGGADALQSLLHLHLGRQGAYRRALILDEQNRIIVHAGDREHVECHAGELPEVKHSLATGETVMGKVGGDHEDPMVHLAAPLNLGKGARGVLLTVMHPAETLWPILADTTGLGRTGETYLVGADTLMLSPSRNMNHPPALTHKMPTEGVKVCLSGKSGSLLYKGHIGGEVLGGFCWMPRQGWALMAEIQASEAFEPLKILARQTLVLAALALLVALFLSATLSSRLARPVERLSLASERVASGDLSPPDLPGGDDELGMLCTRFNEMVADLERHSRELLQAERLAAVGRLAAGVVHEMRNPLSALKMNLSALQRSEALSDMEREQLAIAIEQGGRLERMLEELLDYSRPVQLKLSEFPVGRLLERARELSLAEAESRGVKLELQLEEEYSLQADEEILLRALLNLVENALQFSREGQSVRLIAGRGTLEVVDEGSGMSDSVLERVFDPFFTTREGGTGLGMCNVKKFVEAHGGKIRIESREGRGTRVSLQFAQEKS from the coding sequence ATGCCTTCGAAACCCAGCCCACTCGGTCTTCAGGGTCCCTTCGGGCGCAGGCTCTTTCTGACCCTGTCTCTCCTGAGCCTTGCCATTGTCAGCATTGTTGGCTGGACATCCTATTCGCGTGCGCGAGTGGCATTGCGAGATGCGGCCATGACCCATGTGGAGTCTCTTGCCGCAGAGCGCGCGATTCGTCTGGATGCCTGGTTCGAAGAGAGGCTGGCCGACATCGATCAACTGGTGGTTCTGGTCGAAGAGGTGGGCGGGCATGGCGGTGCGGATGCGTTGCAGTCTCTTTTGCATCTCCACCTGGGTCGCCAGGGTGCCTACCGCCGTGCCCTGATTCTGGATGAGCAGAACCGGATCATTGTCCATGCCGGGGACAGGGAACATGTGGAGTGCCATGCGGGAGAGCTTCCGGAAGTGAAGCATTCTCTTGCCACCGGTGAAACCGTGATGGGAAAGGTGGGCGGGGATCATGAGGATCCCATGGTCCATCTGGCCGCACCCCTGAATCTCGGCAAGGGCGCGCGCGGGGTTCTTCTCACCGTCATGCATCCGGCCGAAACTCTCTGGCCCATTCTTGCCGACACCACCGGGTTGGGCCGAACGGGAGAGACTTATCTCGTTGGCGCTGACACCCTGATGCTATCTCCCTCCCGCAACATGAACCATCCTCCGGCTCTCACTCACAAGATGCCCACGGAGGGCGTGAAAGTCTGCCTGTCCGGGAAGTCCGGCTCCCTTCTCTATAAGGGACACATCGGGGGAGAGGTTCTGGGAGGATTCTGCTGGATGCCCCGGCAGGGTTGGGCACTGATGGCTGAGATTCAGGCATCGGAGGCTTTCGAGCCCCTGAAGATCCTGGCTCGGCAAACCCTGGTTTTGGCGGCCCTGGCTCTGCTGGTCGCTCTCTTTCTGAGCGCGACACTCTCGAGTCGCCTGGCTCGCCCCGTGGAGCGTCTCTCGCTTGCCAGTGAGCGTGTAGCCTCCGGCGACCTCTCTCCGCCGGATCTTCCCGGAGGCGACGATGAGCTTGGGATGCTCTGCACCCGTTTCAATGAAATGGTAGCCGATCTGGAGCGGCACAGTCGCGAGCTTCTTCAGGCCGAGCGCCTTGCGGCCGTCGGGCGTCTTGCCGCAGGAGTCGTTCACGAAATGCGCAATCCGCTTTCAGCCCTGAAGATGAATCTCTCGGCCCTGCAAAGAAGCGAGGCACTTTCTGACATGGAGCGTGAGCAATTGGCGATCGCCATCGAGCAGGGCGGCCGACTGGAGCGCATGCTTGAGGAACTTCTCGACTACAGCCGCCCCGTTCAACTGAAACTGTCGGAGTTTCCGGTGGGAAGGCTCCTGGAAAGAGCCAGAGAGTTGTCACTTGCAGAAGCCGAAAGCCGCGGTGTGAAACTGGAATTGCAGCTTGAGGAGGAGTATTCCCTTCAGGCCGATGAGGAGATTCTGCTGCGCGCACTATTGAATCTTGTGGAAAACGCCCTGCAGTTTTCACGCGAGGGGCAGAGCGTGAGGCTGATCGCAGGGCGTGGAACTCTGGAAGTGGTCGATGAAGGCAGCGGGATGAGCGATTCGGTTCTGGAGCGGGTCTTCGATCCCTTCTTTACGACGCGGGAAGGCGGAACGGGCCTTGGAATGTGCAATGTGAAGAAATTCGTGGAGGCGCATGGAGGCAAGATCCGGATCGAAAGCAGGGAAGGCAGGGGAACTCGCGTGAGCCTTCAGTTTGCACAGGAGAAATCGTGA
- a CDS encoding putative manganese transporter, with the protein MEILEHALGQTLMISAFVLAMMMLVEYLNVRSGGWLRERLQKSGWQQYLLAAFLGATPGCLGAYTAVALFAHRSMSLGALIAAMIATSGDEAFVLFARIPREALLLTGFLFVLGIVTGVLSDRLLGGVARRWLSPCTELEIHEHEDSCDCHPWADFLSNLRRPSFPRALLLLGTALVVLGLLTGFLGHGHEGHWSWERISFLVIALPMFWILLCVPDHFLEEHLWKHVIRGHFPALFLWTLGTLLALEFFFAEPNLALWASARPGLLAGLAALLGLVPESGPHLIFVNGYAEGLFPFSALLVSSIVQDGHGMLPLLAESRRAFFLVKGVNLFAGLLAGAALLLFGG; encoded by the coding sequence ATGGAAATCCTCGAACACGCTCTGGGCCAGACCCTCATGATCAGCGCCTTTGTCCTGGCAATGATGATGCTGGTCGAGTACCTGAATGTTCGAAGTGGTGGCTGGCTTCGCGAGCGACTGCAAAAGTCCGGATGGCAGCAGTATCTACTTGCGGCCTTTCTGGGAGCCACGCCCGGTTGTCTGGGTGCTTATACGGCTGTAGCACTCTTTGCTCACAGGAGCATGAGCCTGGGAGCCCTGATCGCGGCCATGATTGCCACCAGTGGCGATGAGGCCTTTGTGCTCTTTGCCCGCATTCCGCGTGAGGCCTTGCTTTTGACGGGCTTTCTCTTCGTTCTGGGAATTGTCACCGGGGTTCTCAGCGACCGTCTCTTGGGCGGAGTCGCCCGGCGCTGGCTCTCTCCTTGCACCGAGTTGGAGATTCACGAGCATGAGGATTCCTGCGACTGCCACCCTTGGGCGGACTTTCTGTCGAACCTGCGCCGCCCGAGTTTTCCCCGCGCATTGCTTCTGCTGGGAACCGCCCTTGTCGTTCTTGGACTTCTGACCGGTTTCCTCGGTCATGGCCACGAAGGCCACTGGAGCTGGGAGCGGATCAGTTTTCTCGTAATTGCGCTTCCCATGTTCTGGATTCTGCTTTGCGTCCCCGACCATTTTCTGGAAGAGCATCTCTGGAAACATGTGATTCGCGGCCACTTCCCGGCTCTCTTTCTCTGGACTCTGGGAACTCTTCTGGCGCTGGAGTTTTTCTTTGCAGAGCCGAATCTGGCGCTATGGGCCAGTGCAAGACCCGGGCTTCTGGCGGGCTTGGCAGCACTGCTTGGCCTTGTGCCCGAGTCGGGTCCACACCTGATCTTTGTCAATGGATATGCCGAGGGTCTCTTCCCCTTTTCGGCTTTGCTCGTTTCCTCCATCGTCCAGGACGGACATGGAATGCTTCCTCTTCTGGCTGAAAGTCGGCGTGCCTTCTTTCTGGTCAAGGGGGTAAACCTGTTCGCCGGCCTTCTGGCCGGTGCGGCGCTTCTTCTGTTTGGCGGCTAG